A region of the Bryobacteraceae bacterium genome:
CGCGCTGGGCGAGCCGTTCGAATACCGCACGGTGGTCGGCGGGCGCGTGGTGACGCTGGTGCTGGAGGGGCGGTGGATGTGGGGCCTGCTGGGGCGGACGGACGTGGAGACGCTGATCGAGGAGGTGGACCTGTTTGCGGCCGGCGCACCTTCAAGACGGTGAAGCGGCGGTGGACACCGGGCGGAGCGCCGTGAGGCGGGCGGATCTGCTGAAGAGCGCCTACCGTGCGATTGCGGCGCAGGCGCCGCTGGGCGAGGGTCTGGGCCTGCTGGCGGGCCTGGCGGCCGAAGCGGCGGGGGCGGAAGTGGCGGTGGTGTTCGGGCTTCGGGGCGAGGATCTGGAGACGCTGGCGGCAAGCCGGGAGCTGCCGGTCTGGCTTCAGGCGCCGGCGCATGTGCCCGCGCTGGCGGCGCCGTGGTGGCGGCTGCGGGGCCAGGCGGTGGAGATGAGCGGTTCGGCGGCGTGGGCGCCGTATGCGGGGCTGGCTGGCGGTGTGCGGTGGTGCTGGTCGAACCGGCTGAAGACGGCAGCCGGGGAGATAGTGGGATGCCTGACGCTGTTCCGGCGGGGGCCGTTCGGGGAGGGGCCGCCGGCGGAGCTCTTTGAGGAGCTGGAAGAGCTGGCGGCGCTGGCGATCGAGCGGGCGAATCTGCTGGAAGAGCTGAAATTCCGGGCCGAGCGGGATCCGGTGACGGGATTGTGGAACCGGCGTCAGCTTGAGGAGCGGATCGAGCAGATACGGCAGGCTGAGGGGGGCGCGCCGGCGGCGCTGGTGCTGGTATCGCTGGAAGGGGCGCGGCGGGTGCGGGAGATTCTGGGCGAAGAGACCGGGGACGCGTTGTTGCGGAGCGCGGCGGAGAGGGTGGTGGGGACCTGCGGGGCGGGGTTTGCGGCGCGGCTGAGCGGGGATGAGATTGCGGTGCTGACGCGCGGGTCGGGCGAAGATCCGCGGTCGTTTGGGGCGCAACTGTTGCGTCTGCTCGATGAGCCGTTTCTGGTGGGGGGCCACGAGATTCACGCCCGGCCGGCCGTTGGCGTGGCGGCGGCCGAGGGGGTTGAGGAGGCGCGGCAGTGGCTGCGGCGCGCGAGGGCGGCCGCGGCGGCGGCGCAGGCGAGGCGGAACGGCGCCCGCTGCGTGGTATTTGATCCGACGATCGCGATCGAGGCGCCGGAGCGGCTGGAGCTGGAGCGGAGGTTGCGCGGGGCAGCGGGGCGGGGCGAGCTGCTGCTGCACTATCAGCCGCAGGTACGGCTGCGGGACGGTCGCACGGCGGGCCATGAGGCGCTGATGCGGTGGCGGAATCCGGAGATCGGAACGGTGTCGCCGGCAGCGTTCATCCCGGTGGCCGAGGAGACGGGGTTGATCGTCGAGCTGGGCCGTTGGGCGCTGGAAGAGGCCTGCCGCCAGGCGCGGCGCTGGCACAAGCGCGGGCTGCCGGCGCGGATCGGCGTCAACGTCAGCGCGCTGCAACTGGCCGACGAGAGCTTTCCGGAGGATGTCCGGCGTGCGCTGGCCGCGAGCGGCGTGGAGCCGCGGTTGGTGGAGCTGGAGATCACCGAGAGCGCGGTGATGGAGAACCTGAAGCTGGCGGCGGAGCGGATGCGGGAGCTGCGCGGGCTTGGGGTGCAGTTTGCGCTGGACGATTTCGGCACGGGGAGCAGTTCGCTGGCGTATCTGAAGGAGCTGCCGGTGGACCGGCTGAAGGTGGACCGGAGTTTTCTGGGCGAGCTGGAGCAGGGGCGGGCGCCGCTGCTCGAGTCGATCATCCGGATGGCGCACGGGCTGGGGCTGGAAGTGATCGTCGAAGGGGTGGAGACGGACAAGCAGCGGGCGGCTCTTCAGGCGATGGGCGCCGATGAGGTGCAGGGGTACCTGACCGGGCGTCCGATGCCGGCCGAAGAGGCGGAGGCGCGGCAGGCCTGAGGGAGGGGGGCGCCGACGCAGGCGGTGGCGGCGGCTGGCGCGGGGTGGTTCACGGGACAATCGGACATTTGACACCGATTTTGCCGGCGTGATATCCCTGAAACTTCAGTCAGGAATCTGCGATGCCAGACGACGCGAAGCCGGAAGGCGCTCCGGCGCCTGAGCCAAGCCGCGAGCCGGCCCAGCTGCCGGCCGCATCTTCCGGGGCCCAGCCGCCCGGCGGCGAAGCCGCCGCGCCCGCTGGAGAGGGCGGGAAGCCCGCAGCGAAGGCGGCGGCTGCGGCCGAAGGAGGCGCGGGCAAAGCGCCGGCGGTGGCCGGGGCAGCGAAGCCGGCCGCGCCGAAAGCGCCGGCGGCGATGGCGAGCACGCCCTGGGAGAGTGAGCTGACGCAGGCGCTGAGGGAAGAGTTCGGCGATCAAATTCTCGAATTCAGCTCGTATTTGGGGCAGAATTTTCTTGTCGCCAGGCCCGAGGCGGCCATTCCAATTCTCGAGTCGCTCAAGGAAAAACACGGCTTTGATTATCTGGTGGACATCACCGCCGTGCACTGGCCGGAGCGGCCCGAGCCGTTCGACATCGTCTACATCATTTACAGCTTCGCGCGGAACGAGAGGATCCGGATGAAGATCCGGATTGCCGAGGGCTACCGGCCGCGGACGGCGGTGCCGGTGCATCTGACGGCGAACTGGCTGGAGCGCGAGGTGTATGACATGTTCGGCGTCGAGTTCGAGGGCCATCCGGACATGCGGCGCATTCTGCTGCCGGAGGAATGGGAGACCTTCCCGCTGCGGAAGGAGAACAGCATTCTGAAGATGGACCAGCACTGGGTGCAGGAGAATCTGGGCATCGAAAGCGGGCAATAGCCATGGCGGACACCTTTTTAGACGCGACCGAGCTGGTTCTGAACATGGGTCCGCAGCACCCGTCGACGCACGGGGTGCTGCGGGTGATCCTGAAGCTGGACGGCGAGCGGGTGCTTTCGACCGAGTGCGTGATCGGCTATCTGCACCGGGGCGTGGAGAAGATCGCCGAAAACCGGACGTGGCAGATGTTTGCGCCGTACGTGGACCGGATGGACTACGTTGCGGCGGTGTCGAACGGGCTGGGCTACTGTCTGGCGGTGGAGAAGCTGCTGGGGGTGGAGGCGCCGCCGCGGGCGCAGGCGGTGCGGGTGATCCTGACGGAGCTGAACCGGATTGCGAGCCACCTGCTCTGGCTGGGCACGCATGCGCTGGACATCGGCGCGATCACGCCGCTGTTTTACTGCATGCGGGAGCGGGAGCTGATCCTGAACATCTACGAAAAGTACTGCGGGGCGCGGCTGACGACGCACGCATTCCGGATCGGCGGCCTGCAATACGAAACCTATGACGGTTTCGAAAAAGAGGTGCTGCATTTCTGCGATATTTTTGAAAAAAAGATTGACGAATACGAGGAACTGCTGACCGGCAACCGGATCTGGCAGCAGCGGCTGAAAGGGGTGGGGATCCTTACGGCGGCCGACTGCAAGGAATACGGCGTGACCGGGCCGATGCTGCGGGCGGCGGGAGTGAAATGGGACCTGCGGAAGGCGCAGCCGTATTCGGGCTACGAGAAATACGAATTTGAGATTCCGACGGGGCAGAACGGCGACACTTACGACCGCTATCTGGTGCGGATGCAGGAGATGCGGCAGAGCGTGCGGATCGTGCGGCAGGCGGTGAGCGACATTCCGGCGGGGCCGATCATGGCGAAGGTCGGCAAGGTGATCAAGCCGCCGGTGGGTGAGGCGTATGTGTCGATCGAGGCGCCGAAGGGCGAGCTGGGCTATTACGTGGTAAGCGACGGCTCGACGCAGCCCTACCGGGTGCGGATCCGGCCGCCGTCTTTCGTGAATCTCCAGGCGCTGGACAAGATGTGCCGGGGCGCGCTGGTGGCCGACGTGGTTGCAATTATCGGCACAACGGACATCGTGCTGGGCGAGGTGGACCGGTGAGGGCCGCGCGGCGGAAAGGAGGGGCGCGATGAAGGAGCTTCTGCGCAGGATTTTTCTCGTCGACCTGATCGAGGGGCTGCGGGTGACGTTCCGGCATCAGCATCCGAAGCAGATTGTCACCGAGCAGTACCCGTTCGAGCGGCCGAAGATCGGCGAGCGCTACCGGGGCGCGCCGCGGCTGAACATCAATCCGGAGAACGGCGACACGCTGTGCATCTGCTGCGACCTGTGCGCGCTGGCCTGCCCCGAGCAGCTGATCGTGGTGGGCTGGGAGCGCAATCCGGAGACGAAGAAGAAGGAGCTGGTGACGTTCACCTATGACATCAGCCGGTGCATGTTCTGCGGGCTGTGCGAGGACGCCTGCCCGGTGGATGCGCTGGAACTGACGCAGGATTTCGAGATGGCCAGTTACACGCGGGAAGGGGCGATCCTGGACCGGCAGACGCTGGAGCAGGGATTGCTGCCGACGCAGTACCGCTGGTGAAGCGTGCGCGTGGAGGCGCGCGGGAGCGACCGATGACGGAAGCGGTTTTCTTTTACAGTTTCGCGGCGCTGGCGGTGGCCGGCGCGATCCTGACGGTGACGATGCGCAATGCGGTGCACTGCGCGATTGCGCTGATTGCGTCGCTGGGCGGGGTGGCGGGGCTGTACCTGATGCTGCACGCGGAATTTCTGTTTGCGGTGCAGATCGTACTGTACATCGGCGGCATGATGGTGCTGTTCCTGTTCGTGATCATGCTGGTGAACCTGGAGCAGGCGGCGCGGGAGCGGCAGTTCCACCGGAGCTGGCCGGGAGCGCTGCTGTGCGCGGGCGGCACGGCGGGGCTGGTGGCGTGGTTCTGGCTGCGGGGCGTGGATACGCTGCGGCTGCCGCCGGGCGTGCAGCCGACGCCGCGCGAAGGCGGCAACGTGGAGAGCCTGGCGATGGTGCTGTTCCGCGAGTACCTGGTGCCGTTCGAGCTGGCGTCGCTGCTGCTGCTGGTGGCGATTGTGGGCGGCGTGATGATGGCGAAGAAGAGGATCTGAGAGGGGGCGGCGATAATGGGACCGATCACGACGGCGCATTACCTGGTGCTGAGCGCGATCCTGCTGCTGATTGGCGTGGTGGGCATCCTCACGCGGCGCAACGTGATCGTGCTGATGATGTCGATCGAAATCATCCTGAACGCGGTGAACGTGAACCTGATCGCGTTCTCGCGGAACCTGGACCAGCTGGACGGGCAGGTCTTCGCCATATTCGTGATCTGCGTGGCGGTGGCGGAGGCGGCGGTGGGTCTGGGCATCCTGATTGCGCTGTTCCGCAACCGGGAGACGGTGCAGGTGGACGAGATCGACCTGCTGAAGTGGTAGGAGCCGGAGCATGAATTTTCTGGAAATGATCTGGCTGATTCCGCTCGTGCCGCTGGCCGGCGCGGCGGCGATGCTTTTTTTCGGGCGCAGGCTTTCGAAGGCGGCGATCAGCGTGATCGGGCCGGGGACGGTGGGAGCAAGCCTGTTGCTGTCGCTGGGCGCGGTGGCGCAACTGGCGGGCCTTGAGAAGAAAGCGCACGAGGTGGTGCTGTTCGAGTGGCTGCCGCTGATCGGGGCGCAGTGGGGCTTTCTGCTGGATCCGCTGTCGTCGGTGATGATCCTGGTGGTGACGTTTGTGGGCTTTCTGATTCACATTTACGCCACCGGGTACATGGGGCACGAACACGGGCCGCATCACGGCGGGTTCTACCGGTTTTTCGGCTATATGAACCTGTTCGTCTTTTTCATGCTCACGCTGGTGCTGGCGAACAATTATCCGCTGCTGTTTGTGGGCTGGGAAGGCGTGGGGCTGTGTTCGTACCTGCTGATCGGATTTTATTTCCACAAGAAGAGCGCGTCGGACGCGGCCAACAAGGCGTTCATCGTGAACCGCATTGGAGACGCGGGATTCATTCTGGGGATGTTTTTTCTCTGGACGACCGTGGGTTCGCTGCGGTTCACCGAGGTGAACGAGACGCTGGGCTCGGCGCGGTTTGCGCCGGAGACGGGCGTCTTCGGGGCGCTGAGCATGACCGCGCTGCTGCTGTTTGTGGGCGCGACGGGCAAGAGCGCGCAGATCCCGCTGTTTGTCTGGCTGCCGGACGCGATGGAGGGCCCGACGCCGGTGAGCGCGCTGATCCACGCGGCGACGATGGTGACGGCGGGCGTCTACATGTGCGCGCGGTCGAACGCGCTGTTCGTGCTGACGCCGGAGACGTCGCACATTGTTGCGGCGGTGGGGGCGGCGACGGCGATTCTGGCGGCGTCGATCGGGCTGGTGCAGAACGACATCAAGCGGGTGCTTGCCTATTCCACGGTGTCGCAGCTCGGCTACATGTTCGTCGCGGTGGGCGTTGGCGCTTACTGGGCGGCGATCTTTCATCTGTACACGCACGCGTTTTTCAAGGCGCTGCTGTTTCTTGGGGCGGGCAGCGTGATCCACGCGATGGGCGGAGAGCAGGACATGCGGCGGATGGGCGGGCTGAAGGAGAGGATCCCGGTGACTTTCCGCACGATGTTCATCGCGTCGCTGGCGATTGCCGGCATTCCGCCGCTGGCGGGTTTTTTCTCGAAAGACGAGATCCTGTGGCAGGCCTGGAGCAGCCCGCTGGGCTCGAAGGCGCTGTGGACGGTGGGTTGGGTGACGGCGGCGATGACGGCGTTTTACATGTGGCGGCTGATGTTCATGACGTTTTACGGCGAGGGCCGGATGGACGAGCACACGCGGCACCACATTCACGAATCGCCGCGTTCGATGACCGTGCCGCTGACGGTGCTGGCGGCCGGGTCAGTGGCGGCGGGCTGGATCGGGATGCCGAAGGTATTTGGCGAAAACGCCCTGTTTCAGGCGTTCGAGCACTGGCTGGAGCCGGTGTTTGAAGCCGCCGGACGGCTGGCGGGCGCGGGGCACGAGGCGGCGCACCACGACGCGGCGATGGAGTGGGCGCTGATGGGGCTGTCCATTGGCGCGGCGATCGGGGGCATCCTGCTGGCACGGCACATTTATCTGGGGCTGAAGGAAGAGGAGCGGCCGACGGGCGGCGTGCTGTATCCGGTGCTGTACAACAAGTGGTACGTGGACGACGTCTATAACGCGGTGTTTGTGGAAGGGCTGGCCAAGGGCGGCGGCAGTGCGCTGGCGCGGTTTGACGCGGCGGTGGTGGACGGAGGCGTCAACGGCACGGCGTGGATGACGCGCGTCATCTCGAAGATTTCGATCTGGTACGACACGTGGATCGTGGACGGGCTGGTGAACCTGGGGGCGTTCACGGTGCGGGCGCTGTCGTTCCCGGTGCGGTTCGTGCAGACCGGTTACATCCATTCCTATGCGCTGCTGTTTCTGGCCGGCGTGCTGGCCATCTTCGGCTATTACTGGTGGCTGCGCTAGAGGAGACTGCGCGCGATGACATCGAACCTGCTCTCGATTGTCCTGTTCACGCCGCTGGCCGGGCTGCTGGTGCTGCTGTTCATTCCACGGGAAAACCGGACGCTGATCCGGTGGTGGGCGAACCTGACGGCGGCGGCGGGCTTTCTGGTGTCGCTGCCGCTGCTGTTGCGCTTCGACCGCCATGCGGACGGCTACCAGTTTGTCGAAAAGGCGGCGTGGATTCCGTCGCTGGGCGTGAATTATTTCATTGGGATCGACGGCATCAGCCTGCTGCTGGTGATGCTGACGACGGCGATGGGATTCATCGCGATTTTCTATTCCTGGGACGCGATTCAGACGCGGGAGAAGGAATATTACGCGATGTTTCTGCTCCAGCAGACGGGCATGATCGGTGTATTCGTCTCGCTGGATTTCCTGCTGTTTTACATCTTCTGGGAGCTGGTTCTGGTGCCGATGTATTTCATCATCGGCGTCTGGGGCGGCCCGCGGAAGCTGTATGCGGCAATCAAATTCTTTCTGTACACGCTGGCCGGCGGCGTGTTGATGCTGCTGGGCATTCTGACGCTGTATTTCCAGTACGCGGCGCAATACGGCCGCTACACGTTTGAGATCACCGAGCTGATGAAGCTGAACCTCCCGCTGGGGCTTCAGCAGTGGGTGTTCTGGGCGTTCTTCCTGGGGTTTGCGATCAAGGTGCCGATGTTCCCCTTCCACACGTGGCTGCCGGATGCGCACACGGAGGCGCCGACGGCGGGGTCGGTGATTCTGGCGGCGGTGCTGCTGAAGATGGGGACGTACGGGTTCATCCGCTTTTCACTGCCGCTGCTGCCGAAGGCGTCGTCGGACAAGGCGATTGTGACGGCGCTGATCGTGCTGTCGCTGATTGGCATTCTGTATGGGGCGCTGGTGAGCCTGATGCAGCAGGACTGGAAAAAGCTGGTGGCTTATTCGTCAGTGAGTCACCTGGGCTTCTGCACGCTGGGGATTTTTGCGCTGAACCAGGCGGGGCTGGCGGGTTCGGTGATCCAGCAGATCAACCACGGCATTTCGACGGGAATGCTCTTTCTGATCGTGGGCGTGATTTACGAGCGGCGGCACACGCGGCTGATTGCCGAATACGGCGGGCTGGCGCATGTGATGCCGAATTACGCGATCGTTTTTGCGTTCGCGATGCTTTCAAGCGCCGGGCTGCCGCTGCTGAACGGATTTGTGGGCGAGTTCACGATTCTTCAGGGGGCGTTCCAGGCGAACCGCTGGTGGGCGGCGTGGGCGGCGCCGGGCGTGGTGCTGGGCGCGGGGTATCTGCTGTGGCTGTACCAGCGGACGATGCTCGGCGAGGTGACGAATGAGAAGAACCGGGGGCTGAAGGACCTGACCTGGCGCGAGTGGGCGGTTTTCGTGCCGCTGATGCTGTGGGCGCTGTCGATTGGCGTGTATCCGAAGCCCTACTTCGAGATCCTGGAGAAGCCGGTGGCGGAGATCGTGCACCGCGTGCACCAGACGGCGACGTCGGTGGCGCAGGCGCCGGAGCCGGCGCGGGAGGCGATTTCGCGATGAGCCAGTATTACACGGCGACGGACCATTTTGTGCTGCTGCCGGCGCTGCTGCTGGCGCTGTTCGGCTGCGCGACGCTGCTGTTTGATTTTCTCGTATTTCCGGACGCGAGGCAGCGGCGCTGGCTGCTGATTTTTCTGGCGCTGGGCGAGGTTTTCGCGGGAGTGGCATTCTGGCGCCAGCAGCAGTTTCTGATGGAACATGGCGGATCGCTGACGGCATTTCGCGGGGCGCTGGTGATGGACCACTATGCGCTGTTTTTCCACTGGCTGTTTCTGGCGGCGACGCTGATCACGGGGCTGATCAGTTACCGGTATCTGGAAGTCCGCGACGAGCATCATGGGGAATATTACGGGCTGCTGCTGATTGCGCAGACGGGGATGTATTTTCTGGCGAGCGGGACGGAGCTGGTGACGCTGTTCGTCGGGCTGGAGACGATGGCGATCACGTTTTACATCCTGGTGGGATTCCTGCGCGCGGACCGGCGCTCGAACGAGGCGGCGCTGAAATACCTGATTCTGGGTTCGCTGAGTTCGGGCTTCCTGGTGTACGGATTTTCGGTGCTGTACGGGATCAGCGGCTCGACGCGGCTGGGCGAGATTGCGGCGGCGGTGGCGGCGCGGGACGCCTGGGACCCGGTGCTGGTGCTGGCGATCGGGACGGCGGGCGCGGGGCTGCTGTTCAAGATCGGCGCGGCGCCGTTTCACATGTGGGCGCCGGACGCCTATGAGGGCGCGCCGACGATGATCACCGGATATCTGGCGACGGCGTCGAAGGCAGCGAGCTTTGCGCTGCTGGTGCGGCTGTTTGCCGGGCCGCTGGGGCCGGCGCGCGAAAGCTGGGAGCCGCTGCTGGCGGCGGCGGCTGTGCTTTCGATGACGGTGGGCAATCTGGCGGCGGTGACGCAGACGAACACGAAACGGCTGCTGGCGTACAGCTCGATCAGCCATGCGGGGTACATACTTTTGGGGCTGGTGGCGGGGTCGCCGACGGGGCTGAAGGGCGTGCTCGTGTATCTGCTGGTGTACCTGTTCATGACGCTGGGCGCGTTCCTGGTGCTGACGTCGCTGGCGCGGCAGGGCATGGCGGGCGATGACATCAACGACCTGCGGGGGATGATGAAGCGGGCGCCGGGGCACGCGCTGTGGATGCTGGTGTTCATGGTGTCGCTGGCGGGCATTCCGCCGACGGCGGGATTTATTGGCAAGTTTTACATCTTCTGGGCGCTGATCGAGACTGGGCATTATCTGCTGGCGGTGATCGGCGCGGTCTATGCGGTGGTGGCGATTTATTACTATTTCCGGATCGTGAAAGCGATCTTCGTCGAGCCGGAGGAGGCGGAAGCCGGGCCGCTGACGGTGAGCTTTGGCACGCGTGTCGGGCTGGCGGTGACGGGCGCGCTGACGCTGGTGGTGGGCGTGTATCCCGAGCCGTTCCTGCGGCTGGCGCAGATGAGCATTTCGCGGTAAGGACGGACGGCAATGAGCGACTTTTTTTCACAGCCCTGGCTGATTCCCCTGGTGGTGGGGGCGTGCATCCTGCTGCTGGCGCCGCTGGCGGTGGCCTTCACGGTGCTGCTGGAACGGAAGCTGCTGGCCGACATGCAGGCGCGGCTGGGGCCGATGCGGGTGGGGCCGCACGGGCTGTTGCAGACGATCGCCGACGCGGTGAAGCTGCTGATGAAGGAAGACGTGGTGCCGGCCGAGGCCAACCGGATCATGTTCCGGCTGGCGCCGGTGGTGACGTTTTTCACGGCGGCGACGACGCTGACGGTGATTCCGTTTTCGCCGCGGTTCCAGGTGACGGACACGAACGTGGGGCTGCTGGTGATCACGGCGATGTCGTCGGTGGGCATCCTGGGAATCATTCTGGGAGGGTGGTCGTCGAACTCGCATTATTCGCTGCTGGGCGGACTGCGCTCGGGCGCGCAACTGATCAGCTATGAGGTGGCGCTGGGGCTGGCGCTGGTGTGTGGGGTGATGATGGCGAACACGCTGTCGATGCAGGGCATCGTACGGGCGCAGATGGAACGCGGGGTGTGGTTTGCGTTTGACAATTTCGGGCTGATGCTGATCCCGACGATGATTTTTCTGATCGCGTCCGTGGCGGAGACCAACCGCGCGCCGTTCGATCTGCCGGAGGCGGAAAGCGAGCTGGTGGCCGGGTTCCACACCGAATACAGCGGCTTCCGCTGGGGCGTGTACATGCTGTCGGAATACATCAGCATGTTCGCTATCGGCAGCGTGCTGGTGACGCTGTTTTTCGGCGGATGGCTGCGGCCGTTTCCGAATGTGGCGTGGCTGGAAATTCCGTTCAACTACGGGATGCCACTGGCGGTGTTTGGCGGCTTCGGGCTGCTGTGTTTTTCCCTGATGCGGAAGCAGCCGACGCGCGGCTACGCGGCGGGGCTTGCGGGTGTGGGCGCGCTGTTGTGGCTGGTAGCGATTGCCTTTCTGATACCGGGCTTCAACCGCGAGGCGGCCCCCGTGTTCTGGTGGATGCTGAAGCTGGTGGTGGTGCTTTACATTTTCATCTGGCTGCGCGGCACGTTCCCACGTTACCGGTACGACCAGTTGATGAACATCGGGTGGAAGGTGCTGATTCCGACGGGGCTGGGCGCGATTCTGGTGAACGCGGTGGTGGGCATGGCGCGGGCGGCCAGGTAAGAGGTGCCGCCGCGCGCCGCCTGGATGGGGGAGTTGCGGGGACTCAGCCCTGGGCGAGGCCGGCGCGGATGTGATTGAGGTGCTTCTCGCCGTGGGCGGCGTAGGTTTCGAGCAGCCGCTCGAGCGTGACGGGGCCGTACTCGGGATGGTAGCCCTTGCGTGACCAGGCGTCGTCGGGGACGGCGCGGAAGAAGGCGGCCCAGCGGGCGTGGAGGCCGTCGAGGATCTGAAGCGAGGGCTCGATGGGTCCTTCGGCGGCGTCTGGCAGGAGCGCCCAGGCGTTCTGGTCGTAGGGCTTCAGCGGGGGGTCGTTTTCGAGCAGGATGAAGCGGCAGCGGATGTAGGCGTGCATGTGGGAGTCGGCCAGGTGGTGGATGACCTGGCGCGAGGTCCAGCCGCCGGGGCGGTAGGGGCGGTTGAGCTGCTCGGGCGAGGCGCCGGTGATGAGGCGGCGGAGCTCGGCGGGAAGCGCTTCGATTTTTGCGATCAGTTCTGCGCGGGTCATGGTCCCTCCTACTGTCAGGTCCGGCCATTCATTGTGACAGATCGCGGCAGGGCGCGGTGACCAGAGTCACGGAAGACCGTGGAGGGGCGCGCGAGGATGGAATCATGATGGCCGCGCCTGCGCGGGTCCGCCGCGAAAAGAAGGCATACCGGAAGCGGGAGGGAAAGGACCGTTCCCAGGCGATCCGCTTCGGGGTTCAGGCGGCGTTTCTGCTGCTGAACGTGTGGATCGGGGTGGAGTTTTATCTGTGGGTGAGGGCGTTTGAGACGGGCGGCGTGCCGCCGGTTTCCCGGCCCCCCGGAGTGGAGGGGTGGCTGCCGATCGCCGGGATGATGAACTCGAAGTATTTTTTCACCACGGGTCAGATTCCGGCCATTCATCCCGCGGCGATGGTGCTGTTTCTGACGTTTGTTGGGCTCTCGCTGCTGCTGCGGAAGGCGTTCTGCGGGTGGCTCTGTCCGGTGGGGACGCTTTCCGAGTATTTGTGGAAACTGGGCCGGGAGACTTTCCGGAGGAATTTCTCTCCGCCGCGGTGGCTGGATATCGGGCTGCGGAGTCTGAAATACGTGCTGCTGGGGCTGTTTGTGTATGCGGTGGGATCAATGCCGGCCGAAGGGTTGCATCAGTTTCTGACATCGCCATTCGGGATTGTGGCGGATGTAAAGATGCTGAATTTCTTCCGGTATCTGAGCGTTACAGCGGCAATCGTGATCGGAATTCTGGTGATATTGTCCATCTTTATCCAGAATTTCTGGTGCCGGTATCTCTGTCCATACGGGGCGCTGATGGGGCTGGCGGCGCTTGTGAGCCCGCTGAGGATCCGGAGGAGGGTGGAGACCTGCATCGACTGCGGCAAGTGCGCGAAGGCCTGTCCGGCGCGGCTGCCGGTGGACCGGCTGGTGCAGATCCGTTCGGCGGAGTGCATCGGGTGCCTGGAGTGCGTGGCCGCCTGTCCGGTAGCGGACACGCTGGAGATGCGGGCGACGGGAGTGAAGCGGCGCGTGCCGGCGTGGGCGATGGCGGCGGCGATCGTGCTGATCTTCTGCGGAGCGACGGGGTGGG
Encoded here:
- the yccM gene encoding electron transporter YccM is translated as MAAPARVRREKKAYRKREGKDRSQAIRFGVQAAFLLLNVWIGVEFYLWVRAFETGGVPPVSRPPGVEGWLPIAGMMNSKYFFTTGQIPAIHPAAMVLFLTFVGLSLLLRKAFCGWLCPVGTLSEYLWKLGRETFRRNFSPPRWLDIGLRSLKYVLLGLFVYAVGSMPAEGLHQFLTSPFGIVADVKMLNFFRYLSVTAAIVIGILVILSIFIQNFWCRYLCPYGALMGLAALVSPLRIRRRVETCIDCGKCAKACPARLPVDRLVQIRSAECIGCLECVAACPVADTLEMRATGVKRRVPAWAMAAAIVLIFCGATGWAMWAGHWQTHVPDEAYRELIPRAHEFSHP